Proteins co-encoded in one Gleimia hominis genomic window:
- a CDS encoding cytochrome ubiquinol oxidase subunit I — translation MTVLPAALDGVLLARWQFGITTVYHFLQVPLTIGLSLLVAIMQTKWHRSGNEVWLNATRFFGKLLLINFALGVATGIVQEFQFGMNWSEYSRFVGDIFGAPLAFEALLAFFLESTFLGVWIFGWGRISKTMHLVSIWLVAIGTSVSALWILGANSWMQHPVGAVFNPETGRAELDGASGFLDVVTNPVLFWSWTHVFTTSVLIAGSFVCGIALWWHTRAVNEGDQGFAKATKVWKPIARFGAIALLIGGVGVALTGHFQGQEMVRLQPMKMAVAEGVCMDTESAAFTVASFGECPIGDEGEPTKFISVPGVASFMSHNSFTAEVEGVKDIQERTVEMLNANESFTSRYGDASQYDFRPPAAPTFWSFRVMIFIGLLSCITGLVTLIGLRGDKVIKSKAIGKAAIWSILAPFIGASAGWLFTELGRQPWVVYPNSAAALNNDPVGGVLQLTQFASSATVPAGQVLASTIIFTLLYGGLGVIWIWLMRRYALEGMHVPGETKADTADDSAALAFGY, via the coding sequence ATGACCGTCCTCCCAGCAGCACTCGATGGAGTGCTCCTGGCACGGTGGCAGTTCGGTATAACTACCGTCTACCACTTCCTCCAGGTGCCGCTCACAATCGGACTGTCACTCCTGGTTGCGATCATGCAAACCAAGTGGCATCGTTCCGGCAATGAGGTCTGGCTCAACGCAACGCGTTTCTTTGGGAAACTGTTGCTCATCAACTTCGCACTCGGGGTTGCAACCGGTATTGTGCAAGAGTTCCAGTTCGGCATGAACTGGTCGGAGTACTCCCGCTTTGTCGGTGACATTTTCGGTGCTCCCCTTGCTTTTGAGGCGCTGCTCGCCTTCTTCCTCGAATCCACGTTCCTTGGCGTGTGGATTTTTGGTTGGGGCCGCATCTCCAAAACCATGCACCTCGTGAGTATCTGGCTGGTGGCGATCGGTACGTCCGTGTCGGCACTGTGGATCCTCGGTGCGAACTCGTGGATGCAGCACCCAGTTGGAGCCGTGTTCAACCCCGAAACTGGGCGTGCGGAACTAGATGGTGCCAGCGGTTTCCTCGATGTGGTTACCAACCCGGTCCTGTTCTGGTCTTGGACCCACGTGTTCACCACTTCAGTGCTGATCGCCGGATCGTTCGTGTGCGGTATCGCCCTGTGGTGGCACACGCGCGCAGTTAACGAAGGGGACCAAGGGTTCGCGAAAGCCACGAAGGTTTGGAAACCGATTGCCCGTTTCGGTGCGATCGCACTGCTAATCGGTGGGGTTGGCGTGGCGTTAACCGGCCACTTCCAGGGGCAAGAAATGGTGCGCCTGCAGCCCATGAAGATGGCAGTTGCAGAAGGCGTTTGTATGGACACAGAATCCGCAGCCTTCACCGTCGCATCCTTCGGGGAATGCCCGATTGGCGACGAAGGCGAGCCCACCAAGTTCATCTCCGTGCCGGGCGTAGCATCGTTCATGTCCCACAACTCATTCACCGCAGAGGTCGAAGGGGTTAAGGACATTCAAGAACGCACCGTTGAAATGTTGAACGCTAACGAGTCGTTCACATCGCGTTACGGCGACGCCAGCCAATACGACTTCCGGCCCCCAGCCGCCCCGACGTTCTGGTCGTTCCGCGTCATGATCTTCATCGGCTTGCTTTCGTGCATCACGGGTCTAGTCACCCTCATCGGGCTGCGCGGCGACAAGGTCATCAAGTCGAAGGCGATCGGTAAGGCCGCGATCTGGAGCATCCTCGCGCCGTTCATCGGTGCGTCCGCCGGCTGGCTGTTCACCGAACTGGGACGCCAACCGTGGGTCGTGTACCCGAACTCCGCGGCTGCGTTAAACAACGATCCGGTTGGCGGGGTACTGCAGCTAACTCAGTTCGCGTCTTCCGCAACCGTTCCGGCCGGTCAAGTTTTGGCCTCCACCATTATTTTCACCCTCCTGTACGGTGGACTTGGGGTCATTTGGATCTGGCTGATGCGTCGCTACGCCCTCGAAGGCATGCACGTACCAGGCGAAACTAAAGCCGACACTGCGGACGATTCCGCCGCACTGGCATTCGGGTACTGA
- the cydB gene encoding cytochrome d ubiquinol oxidase subunit II, with amino-acid sequence MSWLSILWFILIAVLWTGYLVLEGFDFGVGALLPIVAKNDKERTQTVRTIGPHWDGNEVWLLTAGGATFAAFPEWYATMFSGMYLALFLVLVLLILRIAALEWRKSINTLRWRHTWDVLHSIAGWVVPILLGVAFANLVQGMKIEVVDPTTNEAVQGAITPEVLAHSVHNLTGGFFSLLTPFTILGGLAVLSLCLSQGAQFLSLKTEGAVHERAEKLSSTFSIVATLVVAVWALWAMLRYATNSWAWIPLVVAALALIASAAFTQKAMNKSVTSFLLSSLSIASAVAFIFVAMAPNVMRSSIDDMYSLTIEQASSTTGTLTVMTICAVVFVPIVLAYTAWSYHVFRDRISPDDVSTNTGLHPTKIRLGANFLQG; translated from the coding sequence ATGAGTTGGCTCAGTATTCTTTGGTTCATTCTGATCGCCGTCCTCTGGACGGGCTACCTAGTTCTCGAAGGTTTCGACTTCGGGGTCGGTGCGTTGCTACCAATCGTGGCGAAAAACGATAAAGAACGCACGCAAACGGTTCGCACAATCGGCCCACACTGGGACGGTAACGAAGTTTGGTTACTAACCGCCGGTGGGGCTACGTTCGCGGCGTTCCCAGAGTGGTACGCCACCATGTTCTCCGGCATGTACCTAGCGTTGTTCCTGGTGCTGGTACTGCTGATTTTGCGTATTGCCGCGCTCGAATGGCGCAAGAGCATCAACACGCTGCGGTGGCGCCACACCTGGGACGTGCTGCACAGTATCGCCGGTTGGGTTGTGCCAATCCTGCTTGGGGTTGCGTTCGCCAACCTGGTTCAAGGCATGAAGATTGAGGTTGTGGACCCCACTACTAACGAGGCGGTACAGGGGGCAATTACGCCTGAGGTTCTGGCGCACTCCGTGCACAACCTCACGGGTGGTTTCTTCTCTCTCCTCACGCCGTTCACGATTCTCGGTGGGCTCGCCGTGCTGTCGCTGTGCTTGTCACAGGGCGCGCAGTTCCTGTCCCTCAAGACCGAAGGCGCGGTGCATGAGCGGGCGGAGAAGCTTTCTTCCACCTTCTCAATCGTTGCGACCCTGGTGGTTGCAGTGTGGGCCCTGTGGGCAATGCTGCGTTACGCCACGAACTCTTGGGCGTGGATTCCCCTGGTAGTGGCTGCGCTAGCACTGATTGCATCCGCGGCGTTTACGCAAAAAGCGATGAACAAGTCGGTAACGTCGTTCCTGCTGTCCTCGCTGAGCATCGCCTCGGCAGTCGCATTCATCTTCGTTGCGATGGCACCGAACGTGATGCGCTCGTCGATCGATGACATGTACTCGCTCACGATCGAGCAGGCGTCGTCCACGACCGGTACGCTAACGGTCATGACGATTTGCGCAGTGGTGTTTGTGCCCATCGTGCTTGCGTACACCGCATGGTCTTACCACGTGTTCCGCGACCGCATCTCCCCCGATGACGTGTCCACGAACACCGGTTTGCACCCCACGAAGATTCGTCTCGGAGCTAACTTCCTTCAAGGCTAA